The genomic stretch AAACTTTCGGTGAATAAATTGATTGACAGTCCAGGAGAAGAAATATTAATGCCGCCTGACTTTTCCCTAGAACTGCTTTCCCATCAGTGGTTCGTAGATCAAGAAGATAACTCAGATTTTATTAGATCAGAAACAATGCAAAGTACTCAAACACTGGACTCAACAATTTCGTTTAGTCACTCAACTTGTCAGGATCAAATCAGTGGTGTTTCTTCCATTAGTTTTGACAAAACCTATTCTAAAGAAACTAGTTCAGCAGAAAATCTGAAAAAAAGACATCACTATGGAGAACAAGAAAtgcaacatttaaaacatttaataaaaaatcaattttccTCAGATAATTGGCTGACAGTTCCTCTAAACAATTCACATCAATTCACCTCTTGGCAGGACTGTTTACTTGCTCACAGTCAAGAATCTGAATTGTCTCCCGCCTATTTGTCCCAAACTTTACCTCGAActacaaaactattaaaaagacCTTCAACATTAACATTGCctttaaatacatttcttcaAGAAGATGGTTATGGTTCAAACATTATATCACCTCATGGTCCTATCACAAAAATGATGTCACCTTTTAAACTTGACAATCGTCTAGATTATTTTGATCACAATTCTAAGATGGTTCGACGTTTCAAAAGAAATCAACGTAGCAGTGACGATgatgaatttgaaaatctccagTCTCCGTTAGCACTGGATCGCATCAAGGCATCCAAGCAGAAATCACTATCCAGTAGGAGTTGTTCAGCAAGCTGTAGATCATGGCCTAAGTTAAGTTCCTTTTCAATATTCGTTGATCATCCTTCAGACTATTGGATCCCACCATTCTCACATTTGAACTTGAATCACGAGGAAGATGTCACATCATTAACATCTGCAGATTTGTGCTCAGATTTGAATTCTGGAAGTCTGAGCTCTAAAGATTCTATATTGTCTTATGAAGGGGACAGTAGTAACCTTGTTACACCATTTCAAGTTGAAT from Biomphalaria glabrata chromosome 9, xgBioGlab47.1, whole genome shotgun sequence encodes the following:
- the LOC106053323 gene encoding uncharacterized protein LOC106053323 isoform X1, which gives rise to MHAINQDLLILILWTLFGLSTTYTQAVRPLTCEQINCQNKNACQVKLINGTQVSNATCKCQGQWTGYECELKLHLSLLQLTQDLVTFHVEAKHWLSAEKPKWDENSHVQFLSITDLAISIQSGNTSDQCLVLHQRHLDNTIQLYGLKKNEHYFVCISSSPLDSCTVLGQGHELSNCVYFEYIPNDANESNVASIIVCTVMAAFIFASIVYIVTNKCNMLCYYLFHPMCHNCRKNKKLSVNKLIDSPGEEILMPPDFSLELLSHQWFVDQEDNSDFIRSETMQSTQTLDSTISFSHSTCQDQISGVSSISFDKTYSKETSSAENLKKRHHYGEQEMQHLKHLIKNQFSSDNWLTVPLNNSHQFTSWQDCLLAHSQESELSPAYLSQTLPRTTKLLKRPSTLTLPLNTFLQEDGYGSNIISPHGPITKMMSPFKLDNRLDYFDHNSKMVRRFKRNQRSSDDDEFENLQSPLALDRIKASKQKSLSSRSCSASCRSWPKLSSFSIFVDHPSDYWIPPFSHLNLNHEEDVTSLTSADLCSDLNSGSLSSKDSILSYEGDSSNLVTPFQVESDSDDTYTDIESMNCSVETLNASSFINSIV
- the LOC106053323 gene encoding uncharacterized protein LOC106053323 isoform X2, giving the protein MRPLTCEQINCQNKNACQVKLINGTQVSNATCKCQGQWTGYECELKLHLSLLQLTQDLVTFHVEAKHWLSAEKPKWDENSHVQFLSITDLAISIQSGNTSDQCLVLHQRHLDNTIQLYGLKKNEHYFVCISSSPLDSCTVLGQGHELSNCVYFEYIPNDANESNVASIIVCTVMAAFIFASIVYIVTNKCNMLCYYLFHPMCHNCRKNKKLSVNKLIDSPGEEILMPPDFSLELLSHQWFVDQEDNSDFIRSETMQSTQTLDSTISFSHSTCQDQISGVSSISFDKTYSKETSSAENLKKRHHYGEQEMQHLKHLIKNQFSSDNWLTVPLNNSHQFTSWQDCLLAHSQESELSPAYLSQTLPRTTKLLKRPSTLTLPLNTFLQEDGYGSNIISPHGPITKMMSPFKLDNRLDYFDHNSKMVRRFKRNQRSSDDDEFENLQSPLALDRIKASKQKSLSSRSCSASCRSWPKLSSFSIFVDHPSDYWIPPFSHLNLNHEEDVTSLTSADLCSDLNSGSLSSKDSILSYEGDSSNLVTPFQVESDSDDTYTDIESMNCSVETLNASSFINSIV